From a single Leishmania major strain Friedlin complete genome, chromosome 27 genomic region:
- a CDS encoding conserved hypothetical protein (previous protein_id=AAZ09932.1) gives MGNRVSTAAAPFSLEDLEALARAPSLFDTLPNDAGNSAGSGASVLFRKEIIAEMERQYAECDTSLHALRCVPDRRGTRHHLGSYQATTSPAPSGGAPRATSDQVWGKQSAGVPIPSLGDSMTTNRSGSTHDLLRSPRELHGSRHSDPNEVADSAEAATAAATAADCSLPNASNDSFPQRHVSSCLGALPESASAETPLSPRSWLFREVSVQPVDLTRRAEVKAAEVYVLVIVQRSTMLGTPPTSTTPATPFVSVTNTRSATPPPSFPSAAAPSGAARSVATSAAMSANTNTEWPRDMVQLFTPRGLATPFSSNMMRPTLANISHGSGAGYWYSPSATPRTNGSTSGRPTPRSTTAAVAAAAPSSAPGNGSGAGGFQQASSRSASSQATPRATSFHFSVHLLTGKQADAMAAAAGLFTARAIEKLFLDCAEFDRRLFYNLHAAKVEDVIRAYSMHPTLGVSSGCHDSDSNVDAAGRNRRRSSKASSNVSGGGAASAVITANRMGRDVSDSNSGFGTSNSFLQHPISTLGASRELRRELLAITRPSSVAVPVMRFDKRSSTAAPYTTLPVSSGCHTGTFGGVSDHVTSTAVSSNPAELYSLNAIYRVLNGVRVGTPRWMHTCDVASPLHSARYSVPGSASGAAAGGSSTSAALFGAGNWCPDPLSSFHPPRRNTHGDGAAAGATITSGIMPPIPSLNISSWLQGPQPLHVHRAAPAGTAATGPAGSAHPTATGSTTSRMGRPLRHSWTTHSASPKTPPLLLPTLASGTLSGDCRVDSAIPPDASSAPPATLTSATSATQALVFSLPLDSLRPAAPAAAVAAKAHSTLRSASAAEGSTNASTLSPQAAAVPKLQPLINAEEKEQREKSLQHTSGPVRAPDLSSVPLNRKDTAQLESCPAESHLHTRHQHHRSDEGGQDRDKIASCHNVGTENVSTSCYRVAIAPPFGDDAECNEVYNQQERAQRLKASQPEVTQVLPYLFVGGEDAARDRAQLLRKGITHIVNTVSWCIDCFYPHLFRYLTLSLSDAADEPIFSLFAVVNAFIEDAVEKHQGRVFVHCQQGVSRSCTLVIAYVMWKQGLCYDRAYELVRARRKVCNPNLGFFMNLRLWEAQLSTPLLNSVFAYAPYTSTSPMPFSYQLTAYFDCATSSTVPGAVAFRSSLPPSPPSPCSAEGRALGLLSPRDKEAHQQLRSDVLTRAADMSGAPLTLPNTLSLDPRLGYLFLFAPGARAADEASSADAGRSKQKDKQRPRLSRGTDVLSGADPGGDEDFDVVTGCVVMGSQCLNKVYSERALAACRQVLRFSFYHGEARTSVTNAGKTVHFNPMRQVRLLPAVSPASWPRSSFPFRVPTAAVSVEVAQRLLSLHVASQVRIRFVRQSQWDAFFSNVRLGAMLSCYTAEEGRLGASEGVRRHARKEATKGVGASSSGRVSGGQQTSATGHMTLLSNPLLPVNPPASASSSFRAGRHTPRTPRQLHVSSSGNGGSLRGGSEGDQLAGSAAAYSSSTGASASQYRNCADSLPAAAAGPVPEPAASQPQHVSLPSAASSATATVFTPSMGPAGVSLPLRGISDLSLAAAAAGNGDEQTHVAVRMAEGESFAYAYPFTAGTKVAVADLEDLEEDRCYALGFQQRIGTTVYLWHGADAVESSADVVGAFVRHLLSSSEPAVQTATVESLEAGEWTNCSIIFPGDSADAAGVAERADAATEVLADVRVLYVEQGDEPKEFFTLL, from the coding sequence ATGGGCAACCGTGTGtctactgccgccgcccccttctccctcgaGGATCTCGAGGCGTTGGCACGCGCCCCATCGCTCTTCGACACGCTCCCCAACGATGCCGGTAACTCCGCTGGCAGTGGCGCTAGTGTGCTGTTTCGAAAGGAGATAATAGCGGAGATGGAGCGGCAGTACGCCGAGTGCGACACATCGCTtcatgcgctgcgctgcgtgccaGACCGAAGGGGCACCCGCCATCACCTCGGCTCCTACCAAGCAACCACTTCACCAGCGCCAAGCGGTGGTGCACCGAGGGCGACATCCGATCAAGTGTGGGGCAAACAGTCAGCAGGCGTGCCCATCCCATCTTTGGGCGACTCCATGACGACAAACCGCAGTGGATCAACTCACGACTTACTGCGGAGTCCGCGCGAGCTTCATGGCTCTCGTCACAGCGACCCGAACGAGGTGGCGGACAGCGCTGAAgcagccactgctgctgcgacagcagcagatTGCTCCTTGCCGAACGCGAGCAACGACAGCTTCCCCCAGCGCCACGTGAGCAGCTGTTTAGGGGCGCTGCCCGAATCGGCGTCGGCTGAGACGCCACTATCACCGCGCTCGTGGCTGTTTCGCGAGGTGTCTGTGCAGCCCGTCGATCTCACGCGCCGTGCCGAGGtcaaggcggcggaggtaTACGTTCTCGTTATCGTTCAGCGGTCAACAATGCTGGGGACGCCGCCGACAAGCACGACGCCAGCAACACCGTTCGTAAGCGTTACGAACACTCGATCAGCTACCCCGCCACCTTCCTttccttcagctgctgctcccagcggtgctgcgcgatcggtAGCAACCAGCGCAGCGATGAGCGCCAACACGAACACTGAGTGGCCGCGAGACATGGTGCAGCTCTTTACCCCGCGCGGCCTCGCGACACCGTTCTCGAGTAACATGATGCGACCGACTCTCGCCAACAtcagccacggcagcggcgctggctaCTGGTATTCACCCTCCGCGACGCCACGGACGAACGGGTCGACAAGTGGCCGCCCGACCCCGCGCAGCACTacggctgctgttgccgcagcggcaccatcaTCCGCCCCAGGAAACGggagcggcgctggaggGTTTCAGCAGGCGTCCTCACGCTCCGCGTCCTCAcaggcgacgccgcgcgccACTAGCTTTCACTTCAGCGTCCACCTTCTCACGGGTAAGCAGGCAGAcgccatggcggcggcggccgggTTGTTCACGGCCCGCGCCATCGAAAAACTCTTTCTCGACTGCGCCGAGTTCGATCGAAGACTGTTCTACAATTTACACGCGGCCAAGGTGGAGGACGTGATCCGTGCCTACAGCATGCACCCCACCCTCGGCGTCAGCTCTGGATGtcacgacagcgacagcaacgTGGATGCTGCTGGAAGGAATCGGCGCAGAAGCTCCAAGGCGTCGTCGAACGtgagtggcggcggcgccgcctcggcggtgATAACGGCCAACAGAATGGGCAGGGATGTGAGCGACTCCAACAGCGGTTTCGGCACCTCAAACTCGTTTCTACAGCATCCGATCTCCACTCTTGGAGCATCAAGGGAGCTGCGACGGGAGCTGCTTGCCATCACACGCCCCTCCTCGGTCGCCGTGCCCGTGATGCGCTTCGACAAgcgaagcagcaccgccgccccctACACCACGTTGCCGGTCAGCAGCGGTTGTCACACAGGGACATTTGGTGGCGTCAGCGACCACGTGACCAGCACAGCGGTGTCCTCCAATCCTGCGGAGCTGTACAGCCTGAACGCCATCTACCGCGTCCTGAACGGGGTCCGTGTCGGCACGCCGCGGTGGATGCACACCTGCGACGTGGCCAGCCCGCTGCACTCGGCGCGTTACTCTGTGCCCGGTAGCGCATccggagcggctgcaggtgGGTCAAGTACGAGTGCAGCCCTTTTCGGAGCGGGCAACTGGTGCCCTGATCCGCTTTCATCGTTCCATCCACCGCGTCGCAACACTcatggcgacggcgcggccgccggcgccactATTACCTCTGGCATCATGCCGCCGATTCCCTCGTTGAACATCTCCAGCTGGCTACAGGGACCCCAGCCCCTCCATGTGCATCGGGCTGCACCGGCTGGTACCGCAGCCACGGGGCCCGCAGGCTCAGCACACCCCACCGCAACTGGCTCAACAACCTCCCGTATGGGCAGACCGCTTCGACACTCCTGGACAACGCACTCCGCATCACCAAaaacgccaccgctgctgctgccgacgctcGCGTCAGGCACGCTGAGTGGTGATTGCCGCGTTGACAGCGCGATTCCGCCAGATGCCTCGTCCGCCCCCCCAGCAACGCTGACCTCTGCAACATCTGCAACACAAGCCCTCGTCTTCAGTCTCCCGCTCGACTCACTCCGCCCtgcggcgccagccgccgctgtcgccgccaaGGCACATTCGAcgctccgcagcgcctctgcagcggAGGGCAGCACAAACGCGTCCACGTTGTCCCCtcaggcggcagcggtgccgaagctgcagccgctcatCAACGCAGAGGAGaaagagcagagagagaagtcgTTGCAGCACACTAGCGGCCCTGTCCGAGCGCCAGACCTGTCTTCCGTTCCGCTTAACCGAAAGGACACTGCGCAGCTGGAGAGTTGCCCTGCGGAGAGTCATCTTCACACACGGCATCAGCACCATCGCAGTGACGAGGGCGGCCAAGACAGGGACAAAATCGCCAGCTGCCACAACGTCGGCACCGAGAACGTCTCGACGAGTTGCTACAGGGTAGCAATAGCACCGCCGTTCGGAGACGACGCTGAGTGCAATGAAGTGTACAACCAGCAGgaacgcgcgcagcggctgaaGGCGTCGCAGCCGGAGGTGACGCAGGTTTTGCCGTACCTCTTTGTCGGCGGTGAGGACGCAGCGCGGGATCGAGCACAGCTCCTCCGCAAAGGCATCACCCATATCGTGAACACCGTCAGCTGGTGCATCGATTGCTTCTACCCACACCTCTTCCGGTACTTGACGCTCAGCctgagcgacgccgctgaTGAGCCgatcttctccctctttgccGTCGTGAACGCCTTCATCGAGGACGCAGTGGAGAAGCATCAGGGGCGAGTCTTTGTGCACTGTCAGCAGGGCGTGTCACGTTCCTGCACGCTTGTTATCGCCTACGTCATGTGGAAGCAGGGACTGTGCTACGACCGCGCCTACGAGCTCGTGCGGGCACGCCGAAAAGTGTGTAATCCGAACCTCGGCTTCTTCATGAACCTGCGTCTGTGGGAGGCGCAGTTgtccacgccgctgctgaacAGCGTGTTTGCCTACGCTCCGTACACGTCGACGTCACCGATGCCCTTCTCCTACCAGCTGACAGCGTACTTTGACTGCGCAACGTCCTCGACCGTccccggcgccgtcgcgttCCGCTCTTCCTTGCCGCCGTCTCCACCCTCACCGTGCTCTGCTGAGGGGCGGGCGCTtggcctcctctcccctcgtGACAAGGAagcacaccagcagctgcgcagcgatgTCCTGACGCGTGCGGCTGACAtgagcggtgcgccgctgacgctTCCCAACACGTTGTCACTAGACCCGCGCTTGGGCTACCTGTTTCTCTTCGCACCTggtgcgcgagctgcagacgaagccagcagcgccgacgctggACGATCGAAGCAGAAGGACAAGCAGCGACCACGGCTCTCTCGGGGCACCGATGTGCTTTCCGGTGCTGACCCCGGCGGTGACGAGGACTTCGACGTCGTGACGGGATGCGTTGTCATGGGATCGCAGTGTCTTAATAAGGTCTACAGTGAACGcgccctcgctgcctgcCGGCAGGTGCTGCGCTTCAGCTTTTACCACGGCGAGGCGCGCACAAGTGTCACCAACGCCGGGAAGACCGTGCACTTCAACCCGATGCGACAGGTGCGACTGCTGCCGGCTGTATCGCCGGCTTCGTGGCCGCGTTCCTCTTTCCCGTTCCGTGTTCCAACTGCGGCTGTGtcggtggaggtggcgcagcggctgctgtcgctgcacgTCGCGAGTCAGGTGCGCATTCGTTTTGTGCGGCAGTCGCAATGGGATGCCTTCTTCTCAAACGTGCGACTTGGCGCCATGCTGAGCTGCTATACCGCCGAGGAGGGTCGGCTGGGCGCCAGCGAAGgggtgcggcggcacgcACGTAAAGAAGCTACAAAGGGCGTCGGTGCGAGTAGCAGCGGAAGGGTCTCAGGCGGCCAACAGACAAGCGCGACTGGACACATGACACTGCTGTCGAACCCTCTTCTACCCGTGAATCCTcctgcgtcggcgtcctcctcGTTCCGCGCCGGGCGGCACACACCTCGAACGCCGCGACAGCTGCATGTGTCGTCCTCCGGCAATGGCGGCTCTCTCCGAGGGGGGAGCGAGGGTGATCAGCTTGCGGGTAGTGCCGCTGCGTACTCTTCATCGActggcgcctctgcatcGCAGTACCGCAACTGTGCTGACAGTCtgccagctgccgctgccggcccAGTGCCGGAGCCGGCGGCAAGCCAGCCTCAACACGTATCTCTGCCTTCCGCTGCTTCTTCAGCTACGGCGACCGTTTTCACGCCGAGCATGGGCCCTGCTGGCGTTTCTCTTCCGCTGCGGGGCATTTCGGACCTgtcgctcgctgccgctgccgctggcaaCGGCGACGAGCAGACACACGTGGCCGTGCGCATGGCGGAAGGGGAGAGTTTTGCCTACGCCTACCCGTTTACGGCGGGGACGAAAGTGGCTGTTGCGGACCTCGAAGACCTCGAAGAAGACCGCTGCTACGCGCTTGGCttccagcagcgcatcggcacCACCGTTTATCTGTGGCACGGTGCCGACGCAGTGGAGAGCTCGGCCGACGTTGTGGGCGCGTTTGTGCGGCACTTGCTAAGCTCCAGCGAGCCGGCAGTGCAGACCGCGACAGTCGAGTCACTGGAGGCTGGTGAGTGGACTAACTGCAGCATCATCTTCCCTGgcgacagcgccgacgctgcaggTGTGGCGGAGAGGGCTGACGCGGCAACAGAGGTGCTTgcggatgtgcgtgtgttgtaCGTTGAGCAAGGAGACGAGCCGAAAGAGTTCTTCACTCTCCTGTGA
- a CDS encoding paraflagellar rod protein-like protein (previous protein_id=AAZ09933.1): MAATVSLFERNKRVYLEEESKLQAIVSSDQFLRTFQSWLDQSISQLDFQYERCEQQLSELQQHVTAPKGAFWNSKAVIEHCNLHMAERRLVRRNIELDGDQLAELPAVIQLVSTLQQTKSHSFITPKQRRFIEECEAELKSVVFEPRDLVFITNALQTKLIDDGNTRGVFGDLTVFQNAIEELSPDIDQCEQLLETSIANGEMGLAEDISKRQLDVYEHILRLITDQYPTISNYYAQSRNSERRRRWAVFRMVDRDITAVIEAKHRQIEACEEDMLKIQEQMTNYNSDDAQQRKRYEADRAESDEFLQQNKEKQQSVWNRIFTLFQDLQTCSSELATLAQQRRKEVERRLEMEEREAGRRSGHESFLQAAAEHAQKLQDTINNAAAARDVATSLNDFALDGCDNIAAKYDKQQNALGEMLRLVQQHHFKRFSDYYIAASRYLYRKERRLTQMDEEMRANTMHREILSDTLDPHAKEYVEADQRLALQRHEVAEEVMRIRHKLERAERAVTPTLRSLDFAGIAYVHPRVIVEKMNLSRWSTMLDYRTLINSESDGAATVVRETAAIEKLRGDIETQKMSTRNQHRRQQRLCNARSVGDMTSSRTRGSAQHADGAAGIKSTVTGTSPAKSSPLGFVERVHAMIQQDGTRSGGVSGTNTSLSSKGTAGGATTSPHTSRPVAYSTTHVVNSNGSVIHTSAANAAAAVSAAPAAPAPPPTHMEGATFQALFDYRARAPDELTFEAGQQIVCISRAPEEGWFKGVCNQRTGLFPINYVQSVRETPETL, encoded by the coding sequence ATGGCCGCCACCGTGTCGCTCTTCGAGCGCAACAAGCGTGTCTACCTCGAGGAAGAGTCGAAGCTGCAGGCTATCGTGAGCAGCGACCAGTTCCTCCGCACGTTTCAGTCATGGCTCGATCAGAGCATCTCACAGCTGGACTTCCAGTACGAGCGATGCGAACAGCAGTTgtcggagctgcagcagcacgtgaCGGCGCCGAAAGGTGCCTTCTGGAACAGTAAGGCGGTTATTGAGCACTGCAACCTGCACATGGCGGAGCGCCGACTTGTGCGCCGAAACATCGAGCTGGACGGCGATCAGCTTGCAGAGCTGCCGGCGGTGATTCAGCTCGTGTCGACGTTGCAGCAGACCAAGTCGCACTCCTTCATCACCCcaaagcagcgccgcttcatTGAGGAGtgcgaggcggagctgaaGTCCGTCGTCTTCGAGCCACGTGACCTCGTCTTCATCACCAACGCCCTGCAGACGAAGCTCATCGACGACGGCAATACGCGTGGCGTCTTTGGCGACCTGACAGTGTTTCAGAACGCGATTGAGGAGCTCTCACCAGATATCGATCagtgcgagcagctgctggagacAAGCATTGCGAATGGCGAGATGGGCCTCGCCGAGGACATCTCGAAGCGCCAGCTGGACGTGTACGAGCACATTTTGCGCCTCATCACAGACCAGTACCCGACAATCTCCAACTACTACGCCCAGTCGCGCAACAGCGaacgtcggcggcgctgggcaGTGTTTCGCATGGTGGATCGCGATATCACCGCCGTAATCGAGGCGAAGCACCGCCAAATCGAAGCCTGCGAGGAGGACATGCTCAAGATACAGGAGCAGATGACCAACTACAACTCCGatgacgcgcagcagcgcaagcgcTACGAGGCCGACCGCGCCGAGTCCGACGAGTTCCTGCAGCAGAacaaggagaagcagcaaaGCGTGTGGAACCGCATCTTCACCCTCTTTCAGGATCTGCAGACATGCTCGAGTGAGCTggcgacgctggcgcagcagcggcgcaaggaggtggagaggcggctcgagatggaggagcgcgaggcggggcggcggagcgggcaCGAGAGCTTCCTGCAGGCCGCCGCGGAGCATgcgcagaagctgcaggACACAATCAAcaatgccgccgccgcgcgtgaCGTCGCCACGTCGCTCAACGACTTTGCGCTCGACGGCTGCGACAACATTGCTGCCAAGTATGACAAGCAGCAGAACGCGCTCGGGGAGATGCTGCGtctcgtgcagcagcaccattTCAAGCGCTTCTCCGACTACTACATCGCCGCCAGCCGCTACCTCTACCGCAAGGAACGACGGCTAACGCAGATGGACGAGGAAATGCGGGCGAACACCATGCACCGCGAGATCCTCTCCGACACACTCGATCCGCACGCGAAGGAGTATGTGGAGGCGGACCagcggctggcgctgcagcggcacgaggtggcggaggaagTGATGCGCATCCGGCACAAGCTAGAGCGGGCGGAGCGGGCCGTCACACCGACCTTGAGATCGCTCGATTTTGCTGGCATCGCGTACGTGCACCCTCGCGTTATTGTAGAGAAAATGAACCTCAGTCGCTGGAGCACCATGCTAGACTACCGCACCCTCATCAACTCGGAGAGCGACGGTGCAGCGACGGTTGTGCGCGAGACGGCCGCGATCGAGAAGCTGCGGGGCGATATAGAGACGCAGAAGATGTCGACGCGCAACCAGCAtcgacgccagcagcggctgtgcaATGCTAGGAGCGTTGGCGACATGACGTCCTCAAGGACTCGCGGGTCGGCGCAACacgctgacggtgctgcgggcATCAAGTCGACCGTCACAGGCACATCACCAGCCAAGTCATCGCCACTGGGCTTCGTtgagcgcgtgcacgcgatGATTCAGCAGGATGGTACGCGCTCTGGCGGCGTCAGTGGTACAAACACATCGTTGTCCTCGAAGGGAACAGCAGGCGGTGCGACCACCTCGCCTCACACTTCGCGGCCGGTAGCATATTCGACGACGCACGTGGTGAACAGCAACGGCTCCGTCATCCACACGAGCGCCGCTaatgccgccgcggccgtatctgctgcccctgctgcccctgcgccaccgccaacgCACATGGAAGGGGCGACGTTCCAGGCGCTCTTCGACTACCGCGCCCGCGCGCCAGATGAGCTGACCTTTGAGGCCGGGCAACAAATCGTATGCATCAGCCGCGCGCCGGAGGAGGGTTGGTTTAAAGGCGTGTGTAATCAGCGTACAGGACTGTTCCCGATCAACTACGTTCAGTCGGTGCGCGAGACACCCGAAACACTGTGA